The Salvia miltiorrhiza cultivar Shanhuang (shh) chromosome 1, IMPLAD_Smil_shh, whole genome shotgun sequence genome has a window encoding:
- the LOC130990617 gene encoding uncharacterized protein LOC130990617 codes for MNVAEKLPSNLREDSDFKVSFDKIVWSDTAEPHEFEDNWSNLIDEYGLADNRWFSDMYEDRSFWIPVYFRDINMSGFFRTPLLSDSENSYFKRFLNKFSDLVILFMNYNSALNSQQDTCQKLNFADETVVNLFIRKGLLCRHMYYILRWLKVNKIPERYIANQWCKSYMLSTPQVFSKCIGHVSGDQDLTKQLLATFIEVENKFGKLGNKNPTANSKDLIFKEFYGSVPPEVPTVLPPAVAKTKGSGAGGRRKSNKKKAMILAQKLMRNYKRCKTMGHHDSMNCPTKALSNP; via the exons ATGAATGTTGCAGAGAAATTGCCTTCAAATTTGAGGGAGGATTCTGATTTCAAGGTTAGTTTCGATAAGATTGTATGGTCTGATACTGCTGAGCCTCATGAGTTTGAGGATAACTGGAGTAATTTGATAGATGAATATGGGTTGGCTGACAACAGATGGTTCTCTGACATGTACGAGGATCGATCGTTCTGGATTCCTGTTTATTTTCGTGACATCAATATGAGTGGGTTTTTTCgcacccctttattgtcggatAGCGAGAATAGCTATTTCAAACGCTTCTTAAACAAGTTTTCTGATTTGGTCATACTGTTTATGAATTATAACAGTGCCTTGAATTCCCAACAAGATACGTGTCAGAAGTTAAATTTTGCTGATGAGACTGTT GTGAACCTGTTCATCAGGAAGGGGTTGTTATGCAGACACATGTACTACATTTTGCGGTGGCTGAAGGTTAACAAGATACCGGAAAGATACATTGCTAATCAGTGGTGCAAATCTTATATGTTATCTACACCGCAA GTCTTCAGCAAATGTATTGGCCATGTTTCTGGTGATCAAGATTTGACGAAACAGTTGTTGGCTACCTTCATTGAAGTTGAGAACAAGTTTGGAAAACTTGGAAATAAAAATCCAACGGCAAATTCGAAGGATTTGATATTCAAGGAGTTCTATGGGTCTGTACCACCTGAGGTGCCTACCGTGCTTCCACCTGCTGTTGCTAAAACTAAAGGTAGTGGAGCGGGTGGACGTAGGAAATCCAACAAAAAGAAGGCAATGATTCTAGCCCAGAAGCTTATGCGCAACTATAAAAGATGTAAAACCATGGGACACCACGACTCGATGAATTGTCCTACCAAGGCATTGTCGAACCCATGA